One Synergistetes bacterium HGW-Synergistetes-1 genomic window, AAAGCTGTAAACAAAAATACCAAAGCTGTAATAATTAATTCGCCCAACAACCCGTCAGGCGTCGTTTATTCGCTTGAGACTATCAAAGAGATATGTTCGGTAATGGAGAGAAAATCAAAGGAATTCGGTCATGTGATCTACCTTATTTCAGATGAACCATACCGGGAACTGGTCTACGGAGATGTCGAGGTCTCCTTCCTCCTCAACCATTACGACAACACCTTCGTCTGCTATTCCTACAGCAAATCACTCTCACTCCCTGGAGAGAGAATCGGCTACGTTTTGGTTTCAAATAAGATGAAGGACGGAGAGGATGTTTATGCAGCGGTCTGCGGGGCGGGCAGAGCTCTTGGTTATGTCTGTGCCCCGAGCCTTTTCCAGCATCTGATAGCAAGATGTCTTGGCCGGACAGCAGATATATCGATATATAAAAGAAACAGGGACATCCTTTACAGCGGTCTCGCAAGTATGGGTTATGAATGTGCCAAGCCTGACGGAGCCTTCTATCTCTTTGTCAAGGCGCTCGAACCGGATGCCGTGGCATTCTGCGAGAAGGCAAAGAAATATGAGCTTCTGCTCGTCCCCGGCGATGGTTTTGGATGTCCTGGATATGCTCGCATCTCATATTGTGTGAGGACCGACCAGATAGAAGACTCTCTGCCGGCATTCGAAAAGCTTGCGGCTGAGTACAAAAAGTAGCAAAGCCTTGCAATAAAAGAAAAAGAGGGGGTCCCGGCCAAGGCCGGGACCCCCTCTGGTCATTTTTTAGCTAGACTGAGGCTGTTTCCTTAGCAGTCGAAGCGGTTTTTTCCTCATCGGACCTTCTGTCGGTAATACTTTTTGTTGGGCACTTTGTTGCGCAGATGCCGCAGTTGATGCATTTTGCAGGATCGATCACAGCGAGGGCGCCCTTCATCTCTATTGCCTGTACCGGGCAGCTTTTCACACAAAGGGTGCATCCAATGCATCCGACTGAGCAGACCCTTTTAACATCAGGCCCTTTAAGGGGCGAGTTGCAGGATACATTGACCTTTGATTTCCTTGGCACCAGCACCAATACGTCTCTCGGACAGTTTTCGACACAGGCTCCGCATCCAACGCATTTTTCAGCATCCACCACAGCAAGGCCGTTCTTAATGGTCATGGCGTGGAAGGCGCAGACACTTACACATGTACCGAGGCCCATGCATCCGTATGCGCATGAAGTGGGGCCCTTTCCAGGGACCACAGCCGCGGCTCTGCAGTCATATTCGCCGAAGTAAACGCAGTTCTTCACCGTTTTGTCGTTTGATCCCTTGCATTTGAGAAAGGCTATCTTCGGCTCATCTTTTTCGGCCTGGACTCCAAGTATTGCAGCAATACTATCTGCCAGGGCGGACCCTCCCGCAGCGCAGCCGGTGATCTTTCCTGTACCGTTTGCAAGAGCTTCAGCAAAACCATCGCACCCGGGATAGCCGCAGCCTCCGCAGTTTGCTCCCGGAAGGATAGCGCGGATATTTGCCTGCCGGGGGTCCGTTTCAACATGGAATTTTTTTGAGGCAAACGCCAGAAGGGCGCCGAAAATCAGCCCCAGGCCTCCCATAATTATTGCAGGATACATCATTCCAGTCATATCATTTTCCCCCTATTTGATAAGCCCGCTGAAGCCCATGAAAGCGATGGACATGAGTCCCGCGGTAACAAGCGCAATAGGCAGCCCTCTTAGACACTTCGGCATATTCTGGCTTATCTCAATTCTTTCCCTTATGCCCGCCATGAGTAATATCGCCAGAAGGAATCCGACAGATGCTCCTGCGGCGTGAACGATCGATTCTATGAAGCTATATTTCTCGTTCATATTAATGACCGCTACACCGAGAACGGCGCAGTTGGTTGTGATCAGCGGGAGAAATATGCCAAGCGATTTGTAGAGCCCCGGCTGGACTTTTTTGAGCACTATCTCAACAAACTGTACAAGGGCAGCTATTATTAGGATGAACGATAGAGTGTAAAGGTATTCTAGGCCCAATGGTACAAGGATAAAAGTGTATGCCGACCAGGTCATAGTCGATGCGAGCACAATAACGAATATTACGGCAAGGCCCATTCCCCTTGCTGTTTCCAATTTGTTTGATACACCTAAAAATGGGCAACAGCCGAGGAAGCGTGCCAGAAGAATGTTGTTTACAAAAATGGCTCCGAAGAAGAGCGCAAGCAGAGACATTATGCGTCACCCTCCTTTTCTTCTTTCGTACAGGGCAGGCTTAATCCGCCGCCCCCGCAGTATTTCTTTAGTCCGCAGCCCTCACAGGAATCAAGTTTTTTCCAGCCGTCAAAGTCAGGTTTGAAGCCTGTGGACTCTTCCTCTTTCCTGAGCTGGATCTTCCTGAAAAGGGCTATAAGAATTCCCAGTGTGATGAATCCGCCGGGAGCCAGTATGACAAGTAGGGCAGGTTGGTAAAATGAGGGTATCACCGAGAAATTGAAAATAGAGCCGTTTCCCAGAAGTTCCCTTATCCCTCCGATGAATGTGAGGGCGAATGTAAATCCAAGCCCCATGCCGATCCCGTCGAAAAGAGAGTCGATCACCCCGTTTTTGAAAGCAAATGCCTCAGCCCTGGCAAGTATTATGCAGTTTACGACGATCAGAGGGATAAATATGCCCAGTGATTTATCGAGAGCAGGAGCGTATGCTGATATCAGGAGCTGGATTATGGTCACGAATCCCGCAATGACTACGATGAAAGCCGGGATGCGAATTTCGTCGGGTATGAATTTCCTTATCATGGATATCATGACATTGGAGCCCATAAGCACTGCCATAGCAGCAAGCCCCATCCCGAAACCGTTTGAAGCGCTCGTGGTGACCGCCAGGGTCGGGCATAGACCGAGCACAAGTACAAAGGTCGGGTTCTCTGTAAGTATTCCGTTTTTAAGCAGTCTGAGAGGACTCATCATCACTTATTCCCCTCCCCTTTCAGGTTTTTTGCCCAGTATTCAAGCGCTGTATTGACACCATTAGCCACTGCGCTTGAAGTTATGGTGGCTCCTGATATGGCCTGGATCTCGTTTTCCTCAGCCGGTGTTGTCTTTGTTATTACTACCCTGTCTACGTTCTTTTGTTCGAACTGATCAGAGAAAGCAGGATCGGCAGCCTTTGCGCCAAGTCCCGGGGTCTCTGTATGGCTTAGTATCTTGATGTCGATCAGTTTGCCCTCGTCGTCGATCCCGACCACCATCTCTATGAGGCCGCCGTATCCTTTCGGAGTCACCGTTATGTTGTATCCCACAGTCTCTCCGTTCGCTGATCCTTTGTTTACTTCCTTAATGATACTGTGATCCAGCGGGCTGTCCATTCCCTCAAAATCAGAGGCTTCCGGAAGAGTTTCTGCCAATGCCGCCATTTTTTCTTTTTCTTTTGCTGAGCGGATCGGTTCGAGTGTCATAGTATAGACTCCGCCAAGTATAAGTCCTGTCACAGCTGTGATGATAAAGAGCACAGCGCCGAGTCTCAATATCTTAGCCATGCTTCTTCACCTCCCCAAATATACGGGGTCGTGCAAATTTGTCTATCAGCGGAACAGTCAGGTTCATTATCAGTATTGAGTAAGAAACACCCTCAGGGTATCCTCCGAAGACCCTGATGAGTGAGGTAAGAAGTCCGCACCCCAGAGCGAAAATCACCTGTCCTTTTTTCGTCATAGGGGAAGTTGTGTAGTCCGTAGCCATGAAGATGGCTCCCAGGAAAAGACCCCCTGCTATTACTTCATACATCGGTCCTGCCGGTCTTCCGAGCACCGCAGTCAAAGCAGCTACCGTCCCGATATAGACCACCGGTATGTGCCAGCTGATGATGCCTTTATAAAGCAGTATGGCGAAACCTATCAGAAGGGCTGCGGCAGAAGTTTCTCCGATGCAGCCTCCTATGTTGCCGATAAATACATCGTATATCCCCGGCAGGTTCTCTATCGAGCCCTCTTTTATCATGGCAAGAGGTGTTGCGCCGGAAACACCATCAAGGGTCCACGATGTCATTGAAACGGGCCAGCTTGATACCATGAAGGCCCTTCCCGCGAGGGCAGGGTTGACGATATTGCAGCCGATGCCTCCGAAGAATTGTTTTACGATGATTATTGCGAAGACGCTTCCCACTGCCGCCATCCAGAAAGGGATAGAGGGCGGGAGGTTATAGGCCAGGAGAAGGCCTGTGACAGCGGCAGAAAGATCTCCTACCGTGACGTTCTGTTTTGCCAGCTTCTGCCAGACATACTCGGATATTTTGCAGCTTGCTACACAGACGGCCATTACTGCGGCGGCCCTGAGCCCAAAGAAATATATGCCTGCCAGACCCGCAGGAGCGAGGGCGGCAAGGACCCACGCCATTATCACCCTGGTGTCTTGGGGCGCATGAATATGAGGTGAACTTGATACTGCAAGCAGTCTTTCCATTACTTGACCGCCGCCTTTCTGCGCATTGCCATGATAGTTGATTTGCCGTCCCTGAACGACTGGGTGAGATGTCTGTTTGCCGGGCAGCTATAGGAACATGCCCCGCATTCGATGCAGTTCATCCCGCCGGTCTCCTCGAAAGCCTTATAGTCTCTCATCAGGACAAGCGGGTTCAGGACGCTGGGCATAAGGCCCATGGGGCATCCCTCAAAGCAGCGTCCGCATCTTATGCAGGCTGATTCAGGGGCAAGATGAGAGTTTGAAGCTGTCAGGGCAAGGATCCCCGAAGTGCTTTTAACTACCGGGATATCTATTGAACGGAGGGAGACTCCCATCATGGGACCGCCTGAGATAACCTTGACCGGCTGTTCCCTGAAACCTCCACAGAAGTCGATCAATTCCCGCATCGAAGTCCCGAGCGGCACATGGATGTTTTTAGGTTCTGCCACAGCTTCGCCTGTCACTGTGATTATTCTTGTCAACGCAGGATCTCCGGCAACAATTGCCTCCCTTATCTGATGCACTGTGCGTACGTTAAGGATTATGCATCCTACGTCGGCAGGAAGAGCGGTCATGATGTACTCCTGTTTTGTCACGGCTTCGATGAGCATTTTTTCTGCTCCCTGGGGATACTTTACTGCCAAAGCTGCAACGGAGATATTTCCTGGTCCCTGTTTAGCGATTTCGGACTCCATTGTCTTTATCGCCTCAGGCTTGTTGTTCTCTATGCCTATGATTCCCTCTGCCTCGGGGAAGAGCCTCAATAGAAGCTTAAGGCCTTCAACGATCTTTTCCGGTTCTTCCAGCATGAGTCGGTTATCACAGTTTATGTATGGTTCACATTCGACGCCGTTTATTATCAGCCATTTGATCTTCTTGTCCGGCGGCGGGGAAAGTTTTACCGCTGTAGGGAAGGTCGCGCCCCCAAAACCGACTATGCCTGCTTCTCTTATCCTTTTAAGATACTCCCTGGGGTCTGCGGTGGCGTAATTTTCGAGAGGCGCCCAGAATGGGTCTTTTTCATAGCAGTTGTCGTTTTCGATTATGACACAGTTTTCATAGATCCCTGCTGATGTAAGTCTCAGCGCGATATCCTTCACCGTTCCCGAAACGCTTGAGAGGACGGGTGCTGAAACGAACGCTTCGCTGTCACCCAGTTTCTGTCCCACAAGTACCCTGTCTCCCTTTTTCACCACTGGCTGACATGGTGCTCCGAGGCTCTGTGCCATTGGAAAGACAAGATCTCCTTTGGGCAGGTACTTCTCAATTTTTTTGTTGACAGTCTGATCTTTCTTCTGGGGCGGGTGTATTCCTCCCCAGAATGACGGAAGTTTCATATAGATTTCCTCCTCTTGTCCTATAAAGCGAAAACTTCTATATCAAAGCATAAAAAGCACCGATAAGTGGCGCAGGTTAGATTCTATCATTTAAATGAAAAAATAAAAGGTGCAGCTGTAAAAATGTCCGGTTCATAAAAATACCGGTATCACAGCTGAATATTCTGTTTATTGCAGCACACCAGAGAAAAGATTTTTCGGAGTATCTTTCATTGAAAAGCCGGCACTTGTCATTTTTTAGGTCTGCGGCCTTACTCCTGCCATCATAAGCCCGAGAGTCTCTGCATCGGTGCTTCGCGGATCCTCTATCACGCCTACTATTGAACCGCTGTAGATAACAGCCAGCCTGTCTGAGATAGACATCAGTTCCTGCAGATCTTTGGATATAAGCAGTATGGCCACTCCGTTGTCCCTTGCCTCCATGAGGCGCTGATGCACAAATTCAGCTGCTCCGACGTCAAGCCCCCATGTTGGCTGCATGGCTATGATGACCTTTGTTCCATCGGAAATTTCTCTGGACAGCATCAGTTTCTGCAGATTGCCTCCTGACAGGATCCTTACAGGCGCACGCATTGAAGGGGCAAGTACATCATACTTTTTTACTCTCTCTACAGCAAATTTTGCAATGTATTCCCAGTCCATAAAGTATTTCTTTGTCTCTACCGGAGGCTCCCAGTAATTTTTAAGGGGCATGTTCTCCTCAACGTTCATGTTGGGAATAAGGCCTACGCCCTTCCTGTCTGCGGGGATGTAGCTCACGCCCGAATTGATAAAGTCTCTTGTGCAGGATCCTGTAATGTCTTTTCCTCCTATCACGATCACTCCGTTCTCAGGGGCACGGAGTCCGGCAAGCACCTCGCAGAGTTCTTCCTGACCGTTGCCGTCAACGCCGGCTATCCCCAGTATTTCTCCGGACCGCAGTGAAAGCGTGAGATCTGTCAGGGCCTGGATATTGCGGTCATTTTTAACGCAGACGCCCCTGCATTCAAGAAAGGTCTCTCCCGGTTTGGGCCTGTCCTCCGAAATGACTATTCCTTCAAGCTGATGCCCGACCATCATTTCAGCGATCTCCTCCTTGGAGATCCCTTTTGCAGGCACGGTTCCGACCTTTACCCCCTTCCTGAGGATCGTGAGCCTGTCGGATATTTCCATGATCTCTTCTATCTTATGTGAGATAAGGACTATGCCATGTCCGTTGCTGATCATGTTTTTAACTGTTCGGAAAAGCTCCCTCGTCTCCTGAGGGGTGAGGACGGAGGTAGGTTCGTCAAGAATAAGAACTTTTGTCCCCCTGTAGAGCATTTTTAGTATTTCCACTCTTTGCTGCTCTCCTATAGAAAGCTGCCATATCTTTGCTTCCGGGTCGACCTTGAGGCCGTATTTTTCTGAGAGGCCGCGGATTTTTTCGATTATCTTGTTTTTATTCAGGTTGAGAGGCTCATCTTTGAGACCAAGAACCATGTTTTCCCAGACAGTAAATACGGGAACGAGCATAAAGTGCTGGTGGACCATGCCTATTCCATTCTCTATCGCCAGGCGCGGGTTGGAAAGTATTACCGATTTTCCTTCAATTTCTATAGTTCCTGCATCAGGCAGATATATTCCTGCGAGGCAGTTCATGAGAGTAGTTTTGCCTGCTCCGTTTTCGCCCAGAATACTGTGGACCTCACCCCTGAAAAGCTCAAAATCAACATTTCTGTTTGCGTATGAGCCATAGAAGATTTTATCGATGTTCTTCATTCTTACCAGTGGGTAATTTTTATCGTCCATCTCTTTGCCCCCGATTTATATGTATCACATGCCCTGTTGATTCTAACAATTTGACCCCAAAAATGCAAAATATCAAGACACCGGATAAAAAACAGTATACAATATCACCTGTCAGTCTGGCCGCCTTGAAAAACAGCGCGGGACAGGAATATTAAGGGAAAAGAGACTACCTGCCAATGCGCAAAAACATAATACTCAGTTATTCTCTGGCATTGCTTGCTATCTTTATATGGAGCGTAACCTTTGTCTCAACAAAAATTCTTCTTGATCATCTGTCACCTACGGAGATCCTTTTTTACCGATATGTGATAGCCTATCTTCTTTTCTTTGCTGCAAGCCCTAAGATCATTTGGCCGCTTAACTCACGTGACGAGGCAAAATTTGCCCTCGCAGGTTTTCTGGGCGTTACCCTCTATTTTCTCTGTGAAAATTTTGCCCTCTCGTTCAGCACAGCATCAAATGTCTCTCTGCTTGTCGCGACTGCTCCGATGCTGACCGGCCTGGTCTCACATTTTATGACTAAAAATGAAAGAATTTCGGTCAACTTTATATACGGGTGTGTCTTCGGACTGGCAGGAGTCTTCCTTATAGTATTCAACGGTCATTTTGTCCTTAAACTTAACCCTGTAGGTGACATACTGGCGATAATTGCTGCGCTCTCTTTTGCCTTCTACTCGATAATTATCAGGGACCTGAACAGGGCTGTCTATTCAGCAGTCGTGATAACAAGGAAAACCTTTTTTTATTCGCTTTTGTCTCTTATCCCGCTTCTTTTTACCCCGCTCTTTGAATGGGATCCAGGAGTACTTATGGAGAAGGAAGTTTTTGGGAACCTTATCTTTCTCGGGGTATTTGCTTCTGCACTATGCTTTCTTCTCTGGAACAAAGTCATATGGGAACTTGGTGCAGTAAGGGCAAACAACCTGATATACCTTACTCCTCCGATAGCTATGCTCTCCGCTGCTGTTGTCCTTCACGAGAGGATCACCATCTTTGCCGCAGCTGGCGGACTGCTCATACTGCTTGGGGTCTATCTTTCCCAAAGAAGAGTCCCGGGACCTGAGAAAGGATCCGGGACTGCGGAAGAAACTGAATAACAGACCAGTTTAAGTTGGCTCGAGAAATCATTCTTTTCTTTTATGAAGAACCTCGACCTCTACATGAGAAGGGATCACAGGCTCATCTTTTTCTCCCTTAAGGTGCTTTATCTCTTTTTTAAGCATGGCCATCTCTTCCTCCATCCTTAAGAGCTTTGCCCAGAGTTCTTCCGGGTTCATGCATGCCGCGCACTCGCTTACTCTTTTGCCGTCGATCTTTATTATTCTTGCCCTCATTCCGGTAACTGTGGCGTTTTTAGGGACATCTTTAAGCACGGCGCTGTTGGCTCCTATCCTGGAATTTGCCCCGACCGTTATCGGTCCCAGTATTTTTGCTCCGCTGCCGACGAAAACGTTTGATTCGATGGTCGGATGCCTCTTCGCACCTTTCTCGTTGCCTGTCCCGCCCAGTGTAACTCCCTGATAGAGGGTAACGTTGTTGCCGACCTCTGCTGTCTCTCCGATAACCACTCCTGCTCCATGGTCAATAAAGAAACCCTTGCCGATCTTTGCTCCCGGGTGGATCTCGATCCCTGTCCACCATCTTACTATCAGCGAGAGGAAACGGGGCAGTACCGGGATGTGCATAGTTGAATGCATGAAGTGGAAGGCACGGTGGAATGTGATCGCAAGGAACCCAGGGGTACAGAGGACGACCTCAAGTACTCCCCTTATACCTTTGGGTATCGCAGGATCGTTACGCATCGCAGCCTCAAAATCACTTTTGATATATTCCCAAGCTGACATTCATATCACCCTTTTCAAATCGATTTGTCCTATGTTTTTTCTAATAAAAAAGACCTGCCGGAGCAGGTCTTATGTTTCCTAATCAAATTTTTAAATACCTGCTGTTAAGTCTATGACCGCAACAGCCAACCGGGCAGCGCGGATCAACCTCCGAAGCCCTCCATACAACAGCAGTATACAGAAACAAAGTGAGAAGCCGCAATTTTTATCATGTGAGATATTTTAACAGGCATACCCAATTAATGCAATATTTCTGATATATTTTGTGATATATTTTTGATATATTTCGATCTTTCTCTATTATTAGTTGAGTGTATACTTAATACATTATTATGTAATAAACATTTACAGGGAGGGAATAGAATGTCTCTGATCAATATTGGCACTTTCAACGTAAATTCTGTCAAAAGCAGGATCTCGGTACTTGAACACTTTCTCACTTCAGGAGGAGCCCCTGATATCTTATGCCTTCAGGAGACCAAATGCCGCGATGAGGAATTCCCCCGGGATTTT contains:
- a CDS encoding aspartate aminotransferase, coding for MISGKMLELGKKRSEIREIFEYGKKRGSEIGADKVFDFSIGNPNVPAPEFIRDNIIDLLMNEDPTKIHGYTSAQGDISVRKALADHINSKYGTDITADNFYLTAGAAASLSMCCRALALPGDEFLAFAPYFPEYKVYVESAGAVLSVIPANTDNFQADLEKFEKAVNKNTKAVIINSPNNPSGVVYSLETIKEICSVMERKSKEFGHVIYLISDEPYRELVYGDVEVSFLLNHYDNTFVCYSYSKSLSLPGERIGYVLVSNKMKDGEDVYAAVCGAGRALGYVCAPSLFQHLIARCLGRTADISIYKRNRDILYSGLASMGYECAKPDGAFYLFVKALEPDAVAFCEKAKKYELLLVPGDGFGCPGYARISYCVRTDQIEDSLPAFEKLAAEYKK
- a CDS encoding ferredoxin (involved in the electron transport chain; in Methanosarcina acetivorans this protein is part of a cluster involved in electron transfer during growth on acetate), whose translation is MTGMMYPAIIMGGLGLIFGALLAFASKKFHVETDPRQANIRAILPGANCGGCGYPGCDGFAEALANGTGKITGCAAGGSALADSIAAILGVQAEKDEPKIAFLKCKGSNDKTVKNCVYFGEYDCRAAAVVPGKGPTSCAYGCMGLGTCVSVCAFHAMTIKNGLAVVDAEKCVGCGACVENCPRDVLVLVPRKSKVNVSCNSPLKGPDVKRVCSVGCIGCTLCVKSCPVQAIEMKGALAVIDPAKCINCGICATKCPTKSITDRRSDEEKTASTAKETASV
- a CDS encoding electron transport complex subunit RsxA, which codes for MSLLALFFGAIFVNNILLARFLGCCPFLGVSNKLETARGMGLAVIFVIVLASTMTWSAYTFILVPLGLEYLYTLSFILIIAALVQFVEIVLKKVQPGLYKSLGIFLPLITTNCAVLGVAVINMNEKYSFIESIVHAAGASVGFLLAILLMAGIRERIEISQNMPKCLRGLPIALVTAGLMSIAFMGFSGLIK
- a CDS encoding electron transport complex subunit RsxE, translated to MMSPLRLLKNGILTENPTFVLVLGLCPTLAVTTSASNGFGMGLAAMAVLMGSNVMISMIRKFIPDEIRIPAFIVVIAGFVTIIQLLISAYAPALDKSLGIFIPLIVVNCIILARAEAFAFKNGVIDSLFDGIGMGLGFTFALTFIGGIRELLGNGSIFNFSVIPSFYQPALLVILAPGGFITLGILIALFRKIQLRKEEESTGFKPDFDGWKKLDSCEGCGLKKYCGGGGLSLPCTKEEKEGDA
- a CDS encoding electron transporter RnfG → MAKILRLGAVLFIITAVTGLILGGVYTMTLEPIRSAKEKEKMAALAETLPEASDFEGMDSPLDHSIIKEVNKGSANGETVGYNITVTPKGYGGLIEMVVGIDDEGKLIDIKILSHTETPGLGAKAADPAFSDQFEQKNVDRVVITKTTPAEENEIQAISGATITSSAVANGVNTALEYWAKNLKGEGNK
- a CDS encoding Na+-transporting NADH:ubiquinone oxidoreductase subunit D, with the translated sequence MERLLAVSSSPHIHAPQDTRVIMAWVLAALAPAGLAGIYFFGLRAAAVMAVCVASCKISEYVWQKLAKQNVTVGDLSAAVTGLLLAYNLPPSIPFWMAAVGSVFAIIIVKQFFGGIGCNIVNPALAGRAFMVSSWPVSMTSWTLDGVSGATPLAMIKEGSIENLPGIYDVFIGNIGGCIGETSAAALLIGFAILLYKGIISWHIPVVYIGTVAALTAVLGRPAGPMYEVIAGGLFLGAIFMATDYTTSPMTKKGQVIFALGCGLLTSLIRVFGGYPEGVSYSILIMNLTVPLIDKFARPRIFGEVKKHG
- a CDS encoding electron transport complex subunit RsxC — translated: MKLPSFWGGIHPPQKKDQTVNKKIEKYLPKGDLVFPMAQSLGAPCQPVVKKGDRVLVGQKLGDSEAFVSAPVLSSVSGTVKDIALRLTSAGIYENCVIIENDNCYEKDPFWAPLENYATADPREYLKRIREAGIVGFGGATFPTAVKLSPPPDKKIKWLIINGVECEPYINCDNRLMLEEPEKIVEGLKLLLRLFPEAEGIIGIENNKPEAIKTMESEIAKQGPGNISVAALAVKYPQGAEKMLIEAVTKQEYIMTALPADVGCIILNVRTVHQIREAIVAGDPALTRIITVTGEAVAEPKNIHVPLGTSMRELIDFCGGFREQPVKVISGGPMMGVSLRSIDIPVVKSTSGILALTASNSHLAPESACIRCGRCFEGCPMGLMPSVLNPLVLMRDYKAFEETGGMNCIECGACSYSCPANRHLTQSFRDGKSTIMAMRRKAAVK
- a CDS encoding heme ABC transporter ATP-binding protein; protein product: MDDKNYPLVRMKNIDKIFYGSYANRNVDFELFRGEVHSILGENGAGKTTLMNCLAGIYLPDAGTIEIEGKSVILSNPRLAIENGIGMVHQHFMLVPVFTVWENMVLGLKDEPLNLNKNKIIEKIRGLSEKYGLKVDPEAKIWQLSIGEQQRVEILKMLYRGTKVLILDEPTSVLTPQETRELFRTVKNMISNGHGIVLISHKIEEIMEISDRLTILRKGVKVGTVPAKGISKEEIAEMMVGHQLEGIVISEDRPKPGETFLECRGVCVKNDRNIQALTDLTLSLRSGEILGIAGVDGNGQEELCEVLAGLRAPENGVIVIGGKDITGSCTRDFINSGVSYIPADRKGVGLIPNMNVEENMPLKNYWEPPVETKKYFMDWEYIAKFAVERVKKYDVLAPSMRAPVRILSGGNLQKLMLSREISDGTKVIIAMQPTWGLDVGAAEFVHQRLMEARDNGVAILLISKDLQELMSISDRLAVIYSGSIVGVIEDPRSTDAETLGLMMAGVRPQT
- a CDS encoding EamA family transporter, producing MRKNIILSYSLALLAIFIWSVTFVSTKILLDHLSPTEILFYRYVIAYLLFFAASPKIIWPLNSRDEAKFALAGFLGVTLYFLCENFALSFSTASNVSLLVATAPMLTGLVSHFMTKNERISVNFIYGCVFGLAGVFLIVFNGHFVLKLNPVGDILAIIAALSFAFYSIIIRDLNRAVYSAVVITRKTFFYSLLSLIPLLFTPLFEWDPGVLMEKEVFGNLIFLGVFASALCFLLWNKVIWELGAVRANNLIYLTPPIAMLSAAVVLHERITIFAAAGGLLILLGVYLSQRRVPGPEKGSGTAEETE
- a CDS encoding serine acetyltransferase, which codes for MSAWEYIKSDFEAAMRNDPAIPKGIRGVLEVVLCTPGFLAITFHRAFHFMHSTMHIPVLPRFLSLIVRWWTGIEIHPGAKIGKGFFIDHGAGVVIGETAEVGNNVTLYQGVTLGGTGNEKGAKRHPTIESNVFVGSGAKILGPITVGANSRIGANSAVLKDVPKNATVTGMRARIIKIDGKRVSECAACMNPEELWAKLLRMEEEMAMLKKEIKHLKGEKDEPVIPSHVEVEVLHKRKE